One Mycolicibacterium fallax genomic window, AATCACCTGCGCCTTCTTGGCTTCCGGGGCGTCGATCTGGTCGGACACGTGGGCGGCGATGAAGCGGCGGATCTCCGCGTCGACGCCACCGATGATCCGCACCACCTCGCCGCGAATCGACTTCGAGGACACATGCACGCTGATGTCCGACGGCCGGGGCTTGGCGACGTCGAGGATGAGCAGCAGTCCCTCGCCGCCGCGGGCGACGGCCCGCAGCGCGACCTCGCCGTCGACGGTGAAGCGGTACTTCTCCAGCCGCAGGTCGACGATCAGCTGAATGTCCAGCGGGATGCGGATGGCGAAGCTGATGATCTCGCCGAGACTGCGGATGGCCTGCGGCTCACGGATCTTCACCTTCGCGGTGACCCGGGCGATGCGGCCCGGTCCCTGGCCCATCGGGCCCATCTCGAACTGGTCACCGGCGATCGCCCCGAACGCCGAGGCGACCCGTTCCTCGGTCACCGCGACCTCGAAAAACCTTCGGCCCCAGTCCTCGTAGGTGATGTACTCAAAGCCGTCCATAATCGTCCTACCCTCTCATTTCGTCCGCCGCGCAGGGCGACAATCGCCGGCGGCGCGTCGGGCCGAGGATCCGCCAGCCGCCGTAGAGCACGGCCGCGACCACGAAGATGACAAAGTACGCCACGTCGGCACCGTGCCAGGCGACCGCGACCGGGCCGCGCACCAGGGTGGTGTTCATGAAGGGGATGGCCGCCAGGTAGGCCAGCACAAACGCGACGACGGCGGCCAGCGCGTCCCGGCGGTCGGTGTGTTCCCGCGCCGGGTCCAGGCTGCGCCGGCCGCGGATCCGGGCCGCCCAGTCGATCACCACGATCGCCACGAAGCCGGGCACCCAGTAGTCGACCAGCAGCAGCACGTCGGTGAAGCGGGTCGCGGTGTCGCTGGCGTTGAGCCACATGATCAGGATGAACGCCAGCGCGGTGACCACCAGGGCCGAGGCCGGCCGGCGCACCCGCACCCCGACGGTCTGCAGCGCCAGCGAGCCGCTGTAGTCGTTCATCGCGCTGGATCCGATCGCCGCCGCCGCGATGGCCAGCAGCGCCAGCACCCCCAGCACCCCGCCGCCCATCACCGACCAGACGCCCTCGGCGGTCTGGTCGGACAGCACCTCGGCGCCGGCGATGCCGATGCCCTGAACGAACAGGTAGGCGCTGACGATGCCGGCGAAGCTGAACCCGAACACCCGCCACGGCGAGGCCGACACCGGCAGGTAGCGGCTGAAGTCCGCGCCATAGCTGGCCCAGGAGATCGCCAGGCTCAGCGCGATCGTCACCTCGAGCACGAACGCGCCGGCCAGGTCCGCGCCGTGCGCGGTCGGCGCGGTGACGATCGGCTGTCCGGCAACGAGTTTCACCGCCAGCGTGACGAACATGACGAACAGCAGCACGGTGAGCACGGCCTGCACCCGGTGGATCACCTCGTAGCCGAAGAAACCGATGACGCCCTGGCAGCCCAGCACGATCAGCACCGCCAGCCAGAACGGAATGTCCAGCAGCAGGGCCAGCGCCTGCCCGCCGAACAGTCCGACCAGGCCGTCCCAGGCGATCGAGGACAGCCACTGCAGCGCCGCGGGCAGCACCACCGCCGACCCGAACGCCATCCGGGAGTTCGGCAGTTGCGCGGTGCCGGTGCGCGGGCCCCAGGTGCACAGGTACGCCACCGCGACCGAGCCGATCACGGTGCCGATCGTCATCGCCAGCAGCCCCAGCCAGAACCCCAGGCCCAGCGCGATGGCCAGCGTGCCGGTGAAGACGCCGGTCATGGTGACCTGCGGGGCGAACCACACGGTGAACAGCCGGGCTGGGCTGCCGTAGCGCTGGCCCGGCGGGATCGGGGCGATGCCGTGGCTTTCCACCGACAGGTCGCCCGCGGCCCTCGGCCGGTTACCGGAGAACGCCTCGGCGGTCCAGGCTGCGCGTTTGCTCACCACCGTATGGTGGCACGGCGCCGGCCCGGCTACCGCGGCGCGCCGAGTGTGCCCGCGGCCAGGGCCGCGGCGTTGATCCGGGTCAGCACCTCGCGCAACTGCTCCAGCTCGGACAATTCCACCCCGAGACGTTCGACGACGGTGCCGGGGATCGACTTGGCCCGCTCCCGCAGGGCGATGCCCGCGGCGGTGAGGGTGACGTCGGTGGCCCGCTCGTCGGCGGCGCTGCGGGTGCGGCTGAGCAGCCCCATCGCGGCCAGCCGCTTGAGCATCGGGGACAGGGTCGCCGAGTCCAGCTGCAGCTTGGCGGCGATCTGCTTGACCGACATCGCGCCGGTCGCGGCGGGATCGTTGTGCTCGTCCCAGAGCACCAGCAGCACCAGATACTGGGGATGGGTCAGTCCCAGCGGCTCCAGGATCGGCCGGTACACCGCCAGCACCGCCCGGTTGGTGACCGCCAGGGCGAAGCAGACCTGCTGCTCAAGGGCCAGCGGGTCCACCGCAAGCTGATCGCGTGCTGCCACCCAAATGACAGTAGCCCAACAATTAGGGCCCTATGTAATCGGCGACCCGCCGGTGCCGCGGGGCATACTCGAAACCGGCTGCACGCAGCCCACACCGAGGACTTCCGAGAGGCAGGCAGCGATGCTCGACATTGATCTGGACGCGACGAACTCCATTCTTCTGGTGCGCCCGGAGGGACCGTTCGACAAGGAGGACTTCGCCCAGCTCGCCGAGGTGGCCGATCCGCAGATCGAGGCCGCCGGCCAGCTCAACGGCTTCATCGTCGACGCCCGGTCCTTCCCCGGCTGGGACAGCTTCGGCACCTTCATCAGCCACATCAAGTTCATCCGGGACCACCACCGGCACGTCAAGAAGGTGGCGCTGGTCACCGACTCGCCGGTCGCCGGTGTCGCCGAGCACGTCGCCGCGCACTTCATCTCCGCCGAGGTCAAGCATTTCCCGGGCGGCGACGTGGCCGAGGCCCGGGCCTGGGTCACCGGCACCCCGGCCTGATCCCAGCCGAACCGGTGCCGGCAGCGCGACGCGCGGCGGATTGGCGCGCGTCGCGCCGGCGCAGGTGTGCTTGACTTTCCCGGTGTCTTCGTCATACCCCGGTGCGGCCCGATGAGCCTGCAACCCGGTTCCGTGGTCTCCGGATACACCATCGAGCGGCAGATCGGCAGCGGCGGAATGGGCTCGGTGTTCCTGGCCCGCCACCCCACCCTGCCCCGTAGCGACGCGCTGAAGGTGCTGTCGGCCGAACTGTCCCGCGACGACCAGTTCCGCTCCCGGTTCCTGCGCGAGGCCGACCTTGCCGCCACCCTCGATCACCCCAACGTGGTGCGGGTGTACACCCGGGGGCAGAGCGAGGACGGGCAGCTGTGGATCGCCATGCAGTTCGTCGACGGCACCGACGCCGATGCCGCGCTGAAGGCCGGCGCGATGACGCCGGTACGCGCCGTGCACATCATCGCCGAGGTCGCCAAGGCACTGGACTACGCGCACAGCCGCAACGTGCTGCACCGCGACGTCAAGCCGGCGAACTTCCTGCTGACCGGCGAACCGGGACCGCGGGAGCGGGTGCTGCTGGCCGATTTCGGCATCGCCCGCGCCCTCGACGACGCGACCCGGTTGACCGCCACCGGTTCGGTGATGGTGACCGTCGCCTACGCGTCGCCGGAATCGCTGCAAGGCCGCCCGGTGGACTACCGCTCCGACATCTACTCGCTGGGGTGCACGCTGTACCGGCTGCTCACCGGCCGGGCGCCGTTCGGTGCGGCCGGAACCACCTCGGCGGTGATGATGGCGCACGTCAGCGCGCCGCCGCCGCGGGTCACCGAGGTGATGCCCGGGCTGCCGCCGGCCCTCGACGAGGTGATCGCGACCGCGCTGGCCAAGGACCCGGCTCAGCGCTACGGCAGTGCCAGGGAGCTGGCCGCCGCGGCGGCGCAGGCGCTGGGCCTGGAGGACCCGACCCCGGTTCCTCCGCCGGCGCAGTTCTCCGGCCCGGTCTCGGGCCCCTACACCGCACCGACGCCGACGACGGCCCCGCCGACGCCGCCGTTCGCCCCGGCCTACTCCGGTCCGCCCGGCGCCAGTGGCCCCGCACTGACCTACCCGAGCACCGCCGCGTACCCGGGTCCGGCCGTCACGCCGAAAAAGAAGTCCAAGAAGCCGTGGATCGCCGCGGGTGCCGCGCTTGCGGTGGTGGCCGCCGTCGTCGCGGCGATCGCACTGTGGCCGGCGTCGGCGCCGGTCAAGCCGCCCTATCCGGCCCAGACCTTCACGCACGCCTACGGCACCACCCAGATCCTGGCCCGACCGAACGCGGTGGCGGCGCTGACCCTGGCCGATGCCGACGCCGCGCTGTCCCTCGGGGTGCAGCCGGTGGCGCTGGTCGCCCCCGGCGGCACGGCACCGAGTTGGCTGGCCCCGTTGATCACCGGGACACCCACGGTGCTGGGCCGGGCCGATCCGACCGCGGTGGCAGCGCTGAAACCGGACCTGATCATCGACACCGCGGCCGACCGCGCGGTCTACGACGCGCTGACCAAGGTGGCGCCGACGATCCCCCGTCCACCCGCCGGGAACAAGGCCTGGACACCGCAGACCCAGCTGAACTGGATCGCGCAGGTGCTCGGTGAACAACCGGCCGCCGCCACCCTGGCCGGCGAACTGGGTGCCGACAATGCCCAGCTGCGCCAGCAGCAGGGCTTCGACGGCACCTCGGCCGCCGTGCTGAGTTTCTCCCCGTCCGGGCTGTCCATAATGCTGCCGACCTCCCCCGCCGCCGGCTACCTCAGCGGCCTGGGGTTCCGGATCGACACCGGGCGCGCCGACACCGCCGCCGCAGGCCAGAGCGAGGTTCCGCTGCTGGAGTCGGGCATCTACGGCATCGAAGCCCAGCTGGTCCTGGTGCTGCGCAGCGACCCCGGTGCCCGGGGCGGCGGGTTCGCGGGTCTGCCGTCGGCGATAACCGCGCTACGCGGCAAGGTGGTGATCGTCGACAACCCGGAGACCATCGCCGCGCTGACCTCCGCCGGGCCCGCCGCGACCCGGTATCTGAACACCACGCTGGTCCCCCAGCTCGCCAAGCAACTCAAATAGCTCGGCAACAATGCCGCCACGGGGGCTCCCGCCGCGGCCGTAAGCTGACCACGAACACCCGATCAATCGGGCGCCGGCCCGAACGAATGTGAGACGAGAAGCGATGCCAATCCCCCTTCAGGTCCGGCTGGGCGCGGTCGTCGCGCTGGGCATGCTGGTCGGTGGCTGCACCCAGGTGCAGCCCGGTGACGCGGTCCGCGACCCGGGCTTCGACGCCACCGCGCCGGTGTTGGCGCTGCTGGAAACGGGCAACTACCCGACCACCCCGCGCGCACCGCTGGGCAATGCGGGCACCCCGGAAAAGGGCGCGATCCACGACGCGCACCGGATGTTCGAGCACCTGGTGTTTCCGTTCGACGTCGATCCCTCGCTGACCAGCTCCGGTGGGATCGGTGGCACCGGCATCATGAAGAGCCCCGAGGCCGCCGGGCTGTATCTGGAAAACAAGGGCCTGGTGCCCGCCATCGCGGCACACAACTTCGTCACCGGCATCGCGCACAGTGCCTCCGACGGCAAGGACGCCGGCAAGCGCCAGTTCCTGCGCAACGCGGTCCTGCAGTTCCGCAGCCCCGAGGACGCCACCGCCGCGGCGGCCGCGATTGCGGAGTCAACCGCGTCGCGGTACGACGAGTACAGCAAGAAGGACACCCCGCTCACGCCCCAGCCGATCCCTCGTCACCCCGATGCGGTCGGCCGCGGCTACGTCTCCGAGGGTGAGGGCCTCACCACCAGCTACATTCTGAGCGCCTACACCGCGCACGGACCCTACCTGCTGTCCCAGACCTTCATCTCGCGCACCAGCATGGACGCGGCCGCCGAGGTGATCGCCAACGTGCTGGACAAGCAGATCCCCGAGATCGACAAGTTCCAACCGACGCCGTATGACAAGCTGGCCGAGCTGCCGATCGACCCCACCGGACTGCTGGCCCGGATGCTGGAGCCGAGCGACAAGCTGCTGATGTACGGCGGTTTCGGCCCGCGCGGGTTGCTGCTGTTCGAGCCGCATCCGATCGAGTCGCAGAAGATGATCGCCGAGAACGGCGTCGACTTCCTGGGCTACGAGAACGGCTTCCTGATTCGGGCCCGCGATACCGAGGGATCCACCAAGATGCTGGACGGCTACATCCAGCAGTATCTCGACGACGGCTGGTCCGAGGCCGACGGCGTACCCGGGCTTCCTGCCGCCCGGTGCGTGGAGAAGCCGGTGACGGACAAGTACTCGCGCGCCGAAACCTGGTGCGGCGCACCGCAGGACCGCTATCTGCTGCAGCAGAGCGGCGCCCAGGGCGTCGAGGTCCGCCAGTCCCTTTCGGCCGGCTACCTGATGCTCGCGGCAAAATGAGCGCGCACCGACCCGGCCACGACACGGCCCCGCGAACCACCACCAACACCCGGGAGGGACAGTGACCGAAACCCCGAACCCCGACGCCGGCTGGTCCGCGTCGCAGCCGGAGCCGCCGATGCCGCCCGCCTCGCCCTCGGACCCGACGGCCATCGTCGCGCGCCCCGGCTCCCCGGCCGACGATCAGAAGACCCAGCAGATCAGCCCGCTGCCCGGTCCGGGGTCCGGCGGTTGGTCGGCCCCGGTACCGCCGCCGGCGCCCGGCGGGGCCTACAGCTACCCCGGCGCGGCCGTGCCGACGGGCGCCTACCCGGGCAACCCGGCCGATCCGGCCGCCGCGACCCAGGCCCATCCCGGCGCAGGCGGGATGCTGCCACCCCCGCCGCAGCATCCGTCCGGGCCCACCGGCGACGCCGAGGGAACCAAGAAATCCGGCGGCAAGGCCAAGAAGCTGGTGTTCGCCGGCCTCGGGGTGCTGGTGATCGCCGCGGCCGCGGTCGCGGTCCTGGGGTTCTGGAAGCCGGGCTTCTTCTGGACCCACACCCTGGACGTCAACGCGGTTCAGACCGGCGTGCAACTCGTCCTGACCGATCCGGTGACCGGGTACGGCGCGGCGAACGTCACCGAGGTGCGCTGCAATGACGGGCAGAATCCGGTCATCGCCTCCGGCGCGACCTTCGGTTGCGGGATGAAGATCGGCGGCATCGATCGCACGGTCACCGTGACGTTCATCGACAGCACCGGAACCTACGGCGTCGGCGCTCCGCAGTAGTGCTGCCCAGCGGTTCCTACGTCGCCGGCTACCGGGTCCAGCGGGCCGTCGGCTCCGGCGGTATGGGCACGGTCTACGCGGTCACCGATCCGGCGCTGCCGCGCACCGACGCGTTGAAGGTGCTGTCCAGCGAGCTGTCGGCTGACCCCCAGTTCCGGGCCCGCTTCCTGCGGGAGGCCGATATCGCCGCGGTCCTGGACCACCCGAACATCGTGTCGGTGTACGACCGCGGTGAGAGCAGCGACGGCAAGCTGTGGATCGCCATGCAGTTCGTCGACGGCACCGACGCCGACGAAGCGCTCAAGGCCGGGACGATGACCCCGATGCGGGCGTTGCACATCGCCGGCGCGGTGGCCGACGCGCTGGACTACGCGCACGGCCGCGGCATGGTGCACCGCGACGTCAAGCCGGCGAACTTCCTGCTCTCCGGACCGATCGGGCACGACGAGCGGGTTCTGTTGGGGGACTTCGGGATTGCCCGCGCCCTCGATGACGCCAGCCATCACACCGCCACCGGTTCGGTGATGGCCACCATGCCCTATGCCAGCCCGGAATCCATTGACGGCGCGGCCGTCGACGGCCGCGCCGACCAGTATTCGCTGGCCTGCTCGCTGTACCGGATGTTGACCGGCCGGCTGCCGTTTGAATCGGCCACCGGCGTGGCGGCGATGATGATGGCGCATCTCACCGCGCCGCCCCCCCGGATCAGTCAGAGCGCGCCCTGGCTGCCACACGGTTTGGACGAGGTCTTCGCGACCGGGATGGCCAAGGATCCGCGGCAGCGATTCGGGTCCTGCAACGAACTCGTCGCCGCGGCCGCGGCAACCTTCACCGGTGCGGTGGCCGCGATGTCCGAAGCCACCTCCATCGTGCAGCGGCCGCCGTCGCCGCCGGTCACCGAGCCGCCGAAGACCCGGCGGAGCCTGCGCTGGCCCGCGCTGGCCGGGGTGGTGCTGCTGGTGGCCGGCGGAACCACCGCGGTGGTGCTGACCACCGGCTCCGACGACGCCGACAATCCGGCCCCGCCGTCGGCGCCGAGCACCGTCGCCTCCAGCGCGGCGCCGGTGGTCCCCGACACCGCCCTGCCGGGCTTCCTGCTCAGCCCCGAAGCGGTCAGCAAAGTCGCCGGCTGGCCGCTGACCGCCAAGTCCACCGGCTCCGAGTTGCTCGACGATTCGAAGTTCACCTCGGCCACCAAGTGCGTCGGCGCGATGTATCCGCTGCAGTCCACCCAGTACACCGACAGCGGGTACACCAAGATCCACAGTCAGGAACTGACCTCGGGGACGAGCAACGGTGAAGGGGTCCGGCAGGCGGTCATCGCCTTCGGCACCGAGGAGCTTGCGGCGGCCTCGGTGCAGCGCCAATCGCAGTTCTGGCAACCGTGCGCGGGATCGACGGTCACCCTCTACGAGACCAGCACCTCCCCCAAACAGGTCTGGACCATCGGCACGGTCAATGTCACACCGGCCATGTCGACGACCACGAGCTCGCGCGCCGTAGACCCGATGAGCTGCCAGCACGCCCTGACCTCGGTGCGCAACATCGTCATCGACGTGTTCACCTGCCGCCGCGGCGAGGGCACCATCGACGTGTCGTCGACGATCGCTCGCGACATCACCGCGAAGATCACCGACTGAGCGCCGCTACCCCTGGGTGAGCAGCAGGTACTGCGCGGACAGCAGCTGGCGGGTGATGTTGAGGTCCTCGTCGGAATAGACGTCGATCGCGTAGTTGTCCACCGGCGCCACACAGTAATTCGGGCGTTCCCAGGGCATCTTGTCCGGGATCGGCTCGAAGCAGCGCGCGGACGGAAATCCGTTGATACCCGCGGAGGTGGTCCGCTTGTCGGCGGCGGCCTGGTTGGACAGGGTCTCAACCAGATCGACGGCGGCGGCGGCATCGCGCGTCTCGATGATCCGGGTCCGGCGGACCGCAACATTCTCTACGCCGGCGTTCTCGAAGGCCTGGGCCATCGCCCCGGCGTCCATCTCGTAGGCCAGTGCACCGTGCGCGGTGTAGCTGCCGAGTCGGCCCTTGAGCCGGTAGCCGATCCTGTCGTGGGCCGGCACGGTGCGGGCCAGCAGGGTGCTGGGATCCCACAGCTGGTCGGCGAGCTTGTCGATCGGGGTGGGGGTGTACCTGCCCAGCTCTGCCAGTTGGAGATCCAGCAGCTTCCCGGCCAGCGGGATGCCGGAGTCCACCGGGATGGTGCCCTGGTCGCGGCCACCGATCCCCTGGATCAGCAGCAGCGGGCCCTGGGTGGTCAGCGCCGTCAGGTAGGTGTTGTTGTAGTCGCCGTCGACGACGACCGCGCGGGTATCCGGGTGACCCGGGATCTCGGCGGGGCGCGGGTTGGTGGCCTTGGTGTCGGCGGTGGCGGCGGCCAGCAGGTCGTCGGCGGCCTTCTGGGCGTCCTCCGGTGTCTTGAACCGCAGCACTGCGTTCGCACTGTTCACCGAGGCCTGGTCACGGGATTCGGCGTACATTCCGAACCCGGCCACCACCAGATCCATATCCACCACCGAGGCGACATCGCCGCTGTGAACGAAGTCCCGCAGCCGGTCGGTGCTGGTCACCGGCCCCGATTTGCCCAGCTTGGCTCCGGAGCCGCGGGTCAGCGCCGGATCCGCCTGGTACGGCAAAATCACGTACTCCGACATCCGGATGGACTCGACCAGCGAGCCGTCGTCGCCGGCCTTACCGAGCGAGGTCGGCGCCTTGCGGGCGAACGGGCCACTGTCGAGCAGCGCCGCATTGACGGCCATCGGATCCTGGTTGGGGTCGCGGATCGCCACCCCGGTGTCGACGGTCGCGCAGCCGCCCAGCAATCCGACGGCTGCCGCCATCGCCGTGTATCGAGCCCATCTCACCCGCACCGCTACCCCATTCAATGCCCTGCCGGTCCCCCGCGGGCCCGACGATCCTCGTGTCACAGCAAATCTACCGGCCCCCGTCGGGGTGGCGATCACCGGATTCTCCGCGGGCCTGCGGCCCACCGCGGAGCCGAATGCAGGTAACTTGGCCGCGGTGAGCACCTCTTCGCCGGCCTGGTCCGCGCGGCTGTGGGCCGACATCGAGCCCATCTACGCCGCGATCCTCGAGCATCCCTTCATCACCGGGCTGACCGACGGCAGCCTGGACCCCGATGTCTTCGCCGGTTACGTCGCCCAGGACGTGCACTACCTGCGCGACTACGCCCGGGCGCTGGCACTGGTGTCGGCCAAGGCCCCCGGGCTGGCGGCCACCGCGATGTTCGCCCGGCACGCCGCCGAGGTGCACGACGTGGAGCTCGCGCTGCACGCCGAACTGCTGCCGCAGCTCGGACTCGACGGCGCCGAACTGGATGCCATCCCGGTCGCCCCGACCACCCGGGCCTACACCAGCTATCTACTGGCGACGGCCAGCACCGGCAGCTTCGCCGAGGGCCTGGCCGCGGTGCTGCCGTGCTACTGGATCTACGCCCGGGTCGGGGCCGAGCTGCTCGGCCGCGGCTCCCCCGACCCCCGCTACGCGCTGTGGATCGGCAGCTACGGCGGCGAGGAGTTTGCCGCCACCGTCGCCGAGGTCCTCGAGCTGGCCGACGGCGTCGGCGTCGGGCTGTCGGTGCTCGAGGAGGCCGCCGCGCGGCAGCACTTCGTCACCACCTCGCGGTATGAGTGGATGTTCTGGGACGGCGCCTACCGCCGGGAGACCTGGCCGGTCTGACCGGGCCGGTCTGACCGGGCCGGCCGCACCGGCGGCGGCGCAGCCCGGTCAGGAGAACCGGACGTGCATAGTCGCCATGCCGAAGATCTTCTTGTCCGACGCCTTCGCGCCGACCACGATGACACCGCTGCGGGTCTCGGGGTCCAGCGACTTGATCCGTCCGCTGTATTCGATGTCCCCGCGGCCGTCGGCCGGGACGACCGCCGGCGCGGACAGCCGCACCGAATACTTGGTGACCGCGCCCGGATCGCCGGACCAGGCGGACACGAAACCGGCGCCCAGGCCCAGGGTCAGCATGCCGTGCGCGATCACGTCGGGCAGCCCGGCCAGCTTGGCGATGCTCTCGTCCCAGTGGATCGGGTTCGCGTCGCCGGCCACGCCGGCGTAGTTGACCAGATCGCCGCGGGACAGCCGGGTGTGGTGCACCGGCAGTTGGTCGCCGACCGCCAGGTCCTCGAACCGCAACGAGCCCGGGGTCCGGGTCGCGGTGACATCGGAGACCGGCACCACCACGTCGGGCCGGACCGTCTTGACGTACTCGGCCGCGGCGTCCTCCACCGACATGATGTCGATGTCGTGCATCATCACCTTCGCCACCGCGTCGGTGATGGCCGGATCGACCTCATCGGCGGTGACCCCGACGACGGTGGTGTGCATGGTGTGCACCCGCTCGCCGTTGGCGTCGACGTAGGTGTTGGTGATGGTGATCATGTCCCGGCCGGCGACCCGGCGGACCGAGGACAGTTCCACGTCGGTCTGCAGCACATCGCCCACCACGATCGGACGGTGCTGCTCGAAGACCTCCTCGGTCTGCACGTAGGTGTCGTAGCCGACGACGACCTCCTGCAGCAGCTTGCGGTTGGCCGACATCGCCGGGATCGCGGTGAAGGTCAGCGGGGCGACCAGCCCGGAATAGCCCAGCGCCGCGGCCGCGTCGTCGTCCCAGTGCGCGGGGTGGTAGTCCTGCACCGCGCGGGCGTACTCGAGAACCTTGGTGCGCTCCACCGGGTAGGTGTGGTCTGCCTCGTAGTAATGGCCGACCCGATCCATGATCGCGGGGGCTTCCGGTGCCGTTGTCATAGTCTCTCTCACTGTTCGGTTCAGGTGGATCGTAAAGCAGTCGGCGCACCGGACGTGCACAACCCGACAGTTGCCCCGTGCGGCGGCAACGGCGCAGGCTGTGAGGGGTGTTGACCTTCGGACACGGCCGCGCCGACCGCGACCGGCTCGCGGCCCTGCTGACCGGCGCCGGCGTCGAGCACATCGTCGATGTCCGGCGCTTCCCCGGCAGCCGCGCCAACCCGGCCGCCGCGGCCGGCCAGATCGAGGCGCTGGCAACCGAGCTCGGCATCTCCTACCGGCACGAACCGCGGTTCGGCGGCCGGCGGCGGCTGACCGCCGCCGAGGCGGCCACCGCCCCGGACACCTGGTGGACGGTCCCGGCGTTTCGCGCCTACGCCGGCTGGACCCGGGGCCCGCAGTTCCGCGCCGCGCTGACCGAACTGCTCGAGACCGCCGCGCCGCGCACCACCGCGCTGATGTGTTCAGAGTCACTGTGGTGGCGCTGCCACCGGCGGCTGATCGCCGACGTGCTGGTGTGCGAGTGCGCCGTGGCCGTCGGCCATCTCATGCACAACGGCACCATCGCCGAGCATCGGCCCTGCGCCGGGGCCCGGATCGGCCCGGATGGCCGGCTGATCTGGGACGGCGCGGCCGCGCCGTGAGGCCGGTGCCGGGGCTGCCC contains:
- a CDS encoding DUF7373 family lipoprotein, with amino-acid sequence MAAAVGLLGGCATVDTGVAIRDPNQDPMAVNAALLDSGPFARKAPTSLGKAGDDGSLVESIRMSEYVILPYQADPALTRGSGAKLGKSGPVTSTDRLRDFVHSGDVASVVDMDLVVAGFGMYAESRDQASVNSANAVLRFKTPEDAQKAADDLLAAATADTKATNPRPAEIPGHPDTRAVVVDGDYNNTYLTALTTQGPLLLIQGIGGRDQGTIPVDSGIPLAGKLLDLQLAELGRYTPTPIDKLADQLWDPSTLLARTVPAHDRIGYRLKGRLGSYTAHGALAYEMDAGAMAQAFENAGVENVAVRRTRIIETRDAAAAVDLVETLSNQAAADKRTTSAGINGFPSARCFEPIPDKMPWERPNYCVAPVDNYAIDVYSDEDLNITRQLLSAQYLLLTQG
- the tenA gene encoding thiaminase II; this encodes MSTSSPAWSARLWADIEPIYAAILEHPFITGLTDGSLDPDVFAGYVAQDVHYLRDYARALALVSAKAPGLAATAMFARHAAEVHDVELALHAELLPQLGLDGAELDAIPVAPTTRAYTSYLLATASTGSFAEGLAAVLPCYWIYARVGAELLGRGSPDPRYALWIGSYGGEEFAATVAEVLELADGVGVGLSVLEEAAARQHFVTTSRYEWMFWDGAYRRETWPV
- a CDS encoding fused (3R)-hydroxyacyl-ACP dehydratase subunits HadA/HadB produces the protein MTTAPEAPAIMDRVGHYYEADHTYPVERTKVLEYARAVQDYHPAHWDDDAAAALGYSGLVAPLTFTAIPAMSANRKLLQEVVVGYDTYVQTEEVFEQHRPIVVGDVLQTDVELSSVRRVAGRDMITITNTYVDANGERVHTMHTTVVGVTADEVDPAITDAVAKVMMHDIDIMSVEDAAAEYVKTVRPDVVVPVSDVTATRTPGSLRFEDLAVGDQLPVHHTRLSRGDLVNYAGVAGDANPIHWDESIAKLAGLPDVIAHGMLTLGLGAGFVSAWSGDPGAVTKYSVRLSAPAVVPADGRGDIEYSGRIKSLDPETRSGVIVVGAKASDKKIFGMATMHVRFS
- a CDS encoding DUF488 domain-containing protein, with the translated sequence MLTFGHGRADRDRLAALLTGAGVEHIVDVRRFPGSRANPAAAAGQIEALATELGISYRHEPRFGGRRRLTAAEAATAPDTWWTVPAFRAYAGWTRGPQFRAALTELLETAAPRTTALMCSESLWWRCHRRLIADVLVCECAVAVGHLMHNGTIAEHRPCAGARIGPDGRLIWDGAAAP